The Brachyhypopomus gauderio isolate BG-103 chromosome 12, BGAUD_0.2, whole genome shotgun sequence genome window below encodes:
- the jph3a gene encoding junctophilin-3 isoform X1 — protein MSTGGRFDFDDGGAYCGGWEQGKAHGRGVCTGPQGQGEYAGAWSHGFEVLGVYTWPSGNSYQGTWAQGKRHGIGVETKERWKYKGEWTQGFKGRYGRLESTSSGARYEGTWSNGLQDGYGSETYSDGGTYQGQWLSGMRHGYGVRQSVPYGMAAVIFSPLRTSINSLRSEHSEGAPTPDEGPAASGAAGSPVGRGGFVLCAHSDADRQRKRKGRFRQSILSGLKLRRSESKSSLASQLSKQGSFCSEAGMSTVSSAASDIHSNVSLGEGEAGGSVDATVTETYVGEWRNDMRAGWGVSHRSDGLRYEGEWFGNKRHGYGCTTFPDGTKEEGKYKQNVLVSGKRKNLIPLRTSKIREKVDRAVEAAEKAAEIAKQKSEIALSRSSHARGKAEAAEEVAQRALEECRLARVIAKELSPSFHHYGNGLECQRPKRQERKEKDMEVISTGTDSPELCTPDTTPPAQTPDLSPALSSPSSPPCSPPDHRARSACFTRQRALDEQGGAEIQVLVEGRGVDNGRGGANSWTADVYPNRRGSKGESSRSTTPSLLEEEIGHVNGHEQNPSTRHSWENGSSNHKSAERVSSDKGWDNVPSSQKPWNYASSNHKSREHTISNHREWEHIPSSHNSMDHNSSKLKTQVHTYSNHRAVGHNLSNHKIHEHSSSNHRPKEYISTHAKAQDRVSSHYNPREHVSSYRKSHEHVHSHHKLNQSFTNHTAGESSLNQPPEHGANSSTLGWTVENSSHWIPCHTELPDKEEEKLDDYRVEMRFQPLDSISQKHFGSGMECPSLQGHNSQRLRLRNHEGKEWSLAAREGSMDSVQMLDSLNVGVDLEEWPLHRDVTLSPPLTSSPITLEQDGEHLNLIKTNSGSSSVLVVMVILLNIGVAILFIHFFI, from the exons ATGTCCACTGGAGGCAGGTTTGACTTTGATGATGGAGGGGCGTACTGTGGAGGGTGGGAGCAGGGCAAAGCTCACGGCCGGGGGGTCTGCAcggggccccagggccagggggaaTACGCAGGGGCCTGGAGCCATGGGTTTGAGGTCCTTGGAGTGTATACCTGGCCTAGTGGGAACAGTTACCAAGGAACCTGGGCACAGGGAAAGAGGCACGGGATTGGTGTGGAGACAAAAGAAAGATGGAAGTACAAAGGGGAGTGGACACAAGGGTTCAAAGGGCGCTATGGGAGGCTGGAGAGCACCAGCAGTGGGGCGCGTTATGAAGGGACCTGGAGCAACGGATTGCAGGATGGATACGGCTCTGAGACCTACTCTGACGGAG GCACGTACCAAGGACAGTGGTTAAGTGGCATGCGCCATGGCTACGGGGTGCGGCAGAGTGTGCCTTATGGCATGGCCGCTGTCATCTTCTCCCCTCTGCGCACCTCCATAAACTCCCTGCGCTCTGAGCACAGCGAGGGGGCCCCGACGCCTGACGAGGGCCCCGCAGCGAGCGGGGCGGCCGGGAGCCCCGTGGGACGCGGGGGCTTCGTGCTTTGCGCCCACAGCGACGCGGACAGGCAGAGGAAGCGGAAGGGACGTTTCCGGCAATCCATCCTGAGCGGCCTGAAGCTGCGGCGCTCGGAGTCCAAGAGCTCCCTGGCCAGCCAGCTGAGCAAGCAGGGCTCGTTCTGCAGCGAGGCGGGCATGAGCACCGTCAGCTCGGCCGCCTCCGACATCCACTCCAACGTCagcctgggggagggggaggcggGCGGCAGCGTGGACGCCACCGTCACCGAGACCTacgtgggggagtggaggaacGACATGCGGGCGGGGTGGGGCGTCAGCCACCGCTCGGACGGGCTGCGCTACGAGGGCGAGTGGTTCGGGAACAAGCGGCACGGCTACGGCTGCACCACCTTCCCGGACGGGACCAAGGAGGAAGGCAAGTACAAGCAGAATGTTCTGGTGAGTGGCAAGCGGAAGAACCTGATACCTCTGCGCACCAGCAAAATACGGGAGAAGGTGGACCGCGCTGTGGAGGCTGCCGAAAAGGCTGCGGAAATCGCCAAGCAGAAGTCTGAGATCGCTTTGTCAAG ATCGAGCCATGCCCGTGGAAAAGCAGAGGCAGCAGAGGAAGTGGCACAGAGGGCCCTGGAGGAGTGTCGCCTCGCCCGGGTTATTGCCAAAgaactctctccctccttccatcATTATGGAAATG GACTTGAGTGCCAGAGACCAAAGCGTcaggaaagaaaagagaaagacatGGAAGTGATCTCCACTGGGACAGACAGCCCTGAGCTCTGCACTCCAGACACAACCCCCCCTGCCCAAACCCCAGACCTGAGTCCTGCCCTGAGCAGCCCCTCCTCGCCCCCCTGCAGCCCCCCTGATCACCGCGCTAGGAGCGCCTGCTTCACGCGCCAGAGAGCCCTGGACGAACAGGGCGGGGCCGAGATTCAGGTTCTGGTTGAAGGAAGAGGCGTGGACAACGGACGAGGCGGAGCCAACAGCTGGACTGCTGACGTGTATCCCAACAGGCGCGGGAGCAAGGGAGAAAGCAGCCGCTCCACCACTCCGTCCCTGCTGGAGGAGGAGATCGGCCACGTCAACGGACACGAGCAGAACCCCTCCACCCGCCACTCGTGGGAGAACGGCTCCTCAAATCACAAGTCTGCCGAACGCGTCTCCTCAGATAAAGGATGGGATAACGTGCCCTCCAGTCAAAAGCCCTGGAACTATGCATCCTCGAACCACAAGTCCAGGGAACATACTATCTCTAATCATAGAGAGTGGGAGCATATTCCGTCCAGTCACAACTCTATGGACCACAACTCTTCCAAGCTCAAAACGCAGGTGCACACATATTCCAATCATAGGGCCGTGGGTCATAATTTATCGAATCACAAAATCCATGAGCATTCTTCCTCCAATCACAGGCCAAAAGAATATATCTCCACACATGCAAAGGCACAGGACCGTGTATCTTCCCATTACAATCCTCGAGAGCATGTATCTTCCTATCGCAAGTCACATGAGCATGTCCACTCCCATCACAAACTAAATCAGTCCTTTACCAATCATACAGCTGGTGAATCTAGCTTGAACCAGCCACCAGAGCACGGCGCCAACAGCTCCACTCTGGGATGGACTGTTGAGAACTCTTCCCATTGGATCCCCTGTCACACAGAGCTGCCAGACAAAGAGGAAGAAAAGCTGGATGACTACCGGGTTGAAATGAGGTTCCAGCCCTTAGACTCCATTTCCCAGAAACACTTTGGCTCGGGCATGGAATGTCCAAGTCTCCAAGGGCACAATTCACAGAGATTGCGTCTGCGGAACCACGAAGGCAAAGAGTGGAGTCTGGCGGCCAGAGAAGGGTCCATGGACTCTGTGCAGATGCTAGACAGTCTGAATGTCGGGGTAGATTTGGAGGAGTGGCCATTGCACAGGGACGTCACCCTTTCTCCCCCATTAACATCTTCCCCAATCACACTGGAACAGGATGGAGAGCACCTGAACCTGATCAAAACAAACTCA GGCTCCAGCTCTGTCCTGGTGGTCATGGTGATTTTACTCAACATTGGTGTAGCCATTTTGTTTATTCAtttctttatttaa
- the jph3a gene encoding junctophilin-3 isoform X2, translating into MRHGYGVRQSVPYGMAAVIFSPLRTSINSLRSEHSEGAPTPDEGPAASGAAGSPVGRGGFVLCAHSDADRQRKRKGRFRQSILSGLKLRRSESKSSLASQLSKQGSFCSEAGMSTVSSAASDIHSNVSLGEGEAGGSVDATVTETYVGEWRNDMRAGWGVSHRSDGLRYEGEWFGNKRHGYGCTTFPDGTKEEGKYKQNVLVSGKRKNLIPLRTSKIREKVDRAVEAAEKAAEIAKQKSEIALSRSSHARGKAEAAEEVAQRALEECRLARVIAKELSPSFHHYGNGLECQRPKRQERKEKDMEVISTGTDSPELCTPDTTPPAQTPDLSPALSSPSSPPCSPPDHRARSACFTRQRALDEQGGAEIQVLVEGRGVDNGRGGANSWTADVYPNRRGSKGESSRSTTPSLLEEEIGHVNGHEQNPSTRHSWENGSSNHKSAERVSSDKGWDNVPSSQKPWNYASSNHKSREHTISNHREWEHIPSSHNSMDHNSSKLKTQVHTYSNHRAVGHNLSNHKIHEHSSSNHRPKEYISTHAKAQDRVSSHYNPREHVSSYRKSHEHVHSHHKLNQSFTNHTAGESSLNQPPEHGANSSTLGWTVENSSHWIPCHTELPDKEEEKLDDYRVEMRFQPLDSISQKHFGSGMECPSLQGHNSQRLRLRNHEGKEWSLAAREGSMDSVQMLDSLNVGVDLEEWPLHRDVTLSPPLTSSPITLEQDGEHLNLIKTNSGSSSVLVVMVILLNIGVAILFIHFFI; encoded by the exons ATGCGCCATGGCTACGGGGTGCGGCAGAGTGTGCCTTATGGCATGGCCGCTGTCATCTTCTCCCCTCTGCGCACCTCCATAAACTCCCTGCGCTCTGAGCACAGCGAGGGGGCCCCGACGCCTGACGAGGGCCCCGCAGCGAGCGGGGCGGCCGGGAGCCCCGTGGGACGCGGGGGCTTCGTGCTTTGCGCCCACAGCGACGCGGACAGGCAGAGGAAGCGGAAGGGACGTTTCCGGCAATCCATCCTGAGCGGCCTGAAGCTGCGGCGCTCGGAGTCCAAGAGCTCCCTGGCCAGCCAGCTGAGCAAGCAGGGCTCGTTCTGCAGCGAGGCGGGCATGAGCACCGTCAGCTCGGCCGCCTCCGACATCCACTCCAACGTCagcctgggggagggggaggcggGCGGCAGCGTGGACGCCACCGTCACCGAGACCTacgtgggggagtggaggaacGACATGCGGGCGGGGTGGGGCGTCAGCCACCGCTCGGACGGGCTGCGCTACGAGGGCGAGTGGTTCGGGAACAAGCGGCACGGCTACGGCTGCACCACCTTCCCGGACGGGACCAAGGAGGAAGGCAAGTACAAGCAGAATGTTCTGGTGAGTGGCAAGCGGAAGAACCTGATACCTCTGCGCACCAGCAAAATACGGGAGAAGGTGGACCGCGCTGTGGAGGCTGCCGAAAAGGCTGCGGAAATCGCCAAGCAGAAGTCTGAGATCGCTTTGTCAAG ATCGAGCCATGCCCGTGGAAAAGCAGAGGCAGCAGAGGAAGTGGCACAGAGGGCCCTGGAGGAGTGTCGCCTCGCCCGGGTTATTGCCAAAgaactctctccctccttccatcATTATGGAAATG GACTTGAGTGCCAGAGACCAAAGCGTcaggaaagaaaagagaaagacatGGAAGTGATCTCCACTGGGACAGACAGCCCTGAGCTCTGCACTCCAGACACAACCCCCCCTGCCCAAACCCCAGACCTGAGTCCTGCCCTGAGCAGCCCCTCCTCGCCCCCCTGCAGCCCCCCTGATCACCGCGCTAGGAGCGCCTGCTTCACGCGCCAGAGAGCCCTGGACGAACAGGGCGGGGCCGAGATTCAGGTTCTGGTTGAAGGAAGAGGCGTGGACAACGGACGAGGCGGAGCCAACAGCTGGACTGCTGACGTGTATCCCAACAGGCGCGGGAGCAAGGGAGAAAGCAGCCGCTCCACCACTCCGTCCCTGCTGGAGGAGGAGATCGGCCACGTCAACGGACACGAGCAGAACCCCTCCACCCGCCACTCGTGGGAGAACGGCTCCTCAAATCACAAGTCTGCCGAACGCGTCTCCTCAGATAAAGGATGGGATAACGTGCCCTCCAGTCAAAAGCCCTGGAACTATGCATCCTCGAACCACAAGTCCAGGGAACATACTATCTCTAATCATAGAGAGTGGGAGCATATTCCGTCCAGTCACAACTCTATGGACCACAACTCTTCCAAGCTCAAAACGCAGGTGCACACATATTCCAATCATAGGGCCGTGGGTCATAATTTATCGAATCACAAAATCCATGAGCATTCTTCCTCCAATCACAGGCCAAAAGAATATATCTCCACACATGCAAAGGCACAGGACCGTGTATCTTCCCATTACAATCCTCGAGAGCATGTATCTTCCTATCGCAAGTCACATGAGCATGTCCACTCCCATCACAAACTAAATCAGTCCTTTACCAATCATACAGCTGGTGAATCTAGCTTGAACCAGCCACCAGAGCACGGCGCCAACAGCTCCACTCTGGGATGGACTGTTGAGAACTCTTCCCATTGGATCCCCTGTCACACAGAGCTGCCAGACAAAGAGGAAGAAAAGCTGGATGACTACCGGGTTGAAATGAGGTTCCAGCCCTTAGACTCCATTTCCCAGAAACACTTTGGCTCGGGCATGGAATGTCCAAGTCTCCAAGGGCACAATTCACAGAGATTGCGTCTGCGGAACCACGAAGGCAAAGAGTGGAGTCTGGCGGCCAGAGAAGGGTCCATGGACTCTGTGCAGATGCTAGACAGTCTGAATGTCGGGGTAGATTTGGAGGAGTGGCCATTGCACAGGGACGTCACCCTTTCTCCCCCATTAACATCTTCCCCAATCACACTGGAACAGGATGGAGAGCACCTGAACCTGATCAAAACAAACTCA GGCTCCAGCTCTGTCCTGGTGGTCATGGTGATTTTACTCAACATTGGTGTAGCCATTTTGTTTATTCAtttctttatttaa
- the znf319a gene encoding uncharacterized protein znf319a codes for MYSGRMTEAWQQQHAVAPPPVAHPLLQGAENPLGSAVYGIVLPADPTLQQPQHGQQHPVPAQQPSLQVGSEGGHKCGACGHDISHLANPHEHQCMVSQDRSFQCTQCMKIFNQATDLLEHQCVQVEQKPFVCGVCKMGFSLLTSLAQHHNEHTSGNPMKCSICEKTYRPGSSSSNPQQASTGETSSGGAAMGSPSSTAFQGSDRPYKCSVCSKAFRHLSELSRHERVHTGEKPYKCNTCEKSFSQASHLAHHQRTHSADRPYKCAVCEKTFKHRQHLVRHMYAHSGEHLFKCNLCELHFKESSELLHHQCQPAGERPFRCAACGKSFKRPSDLRQHERTHSEERPFQCEECQMSFKQQYALVRHRRTHKNPADRPFKCNQCDKGFLQPSHLLYHQHVHGIESLFKCAACQKGFRQSGELLRHKCGESSSGSAVAEKPYKCDVCGKGYKKSSTLQRHQNSHCTEKPLKCSLCGRRFQSSSDFVQHRCDPAREKPMKCSDCERRFKYSSELQRHRRVHTGEKPFKCPTCDKGFKQREHLAKHGIVHSREAQFKCVWCGECFGELGALQEHTVQHTAEGGGYPVAPCIQ; via the coding sequence ATGTACAGCGGAAGGATGACGGAGGCGTGGCAGCAGCAGCATGCAGTGGCCCCTCCTCCTGTtgctcaccccctcctccaggGGGCAGAAAACCCCCTGGGCAGCGCGGTGTACGGCATCGTCCTCCCGGCCGACCCCACCTTGCAGCAGCCCCAGCACGGCCAGCAGCACCCCGTTCCGGCTCAGCAGCCCTCCCTGCAGGTGGGAAGCGAGGGGGGGCACAAGTGCGGAGCCTGTGGCCACGACATCTCCCACCTGGCCAACCCGCATGAGCACCAGTGCATGGTGAGCCAGGACCGCTCCTTCCAGTGCACCCAGTGCATGAAGATCTTCAATCAGGCCACCGATCTGCTGGAACAccagtgtgtgcaggtggaacAGAAGCCGTTTGTGTGCGGCGTGTGCAAAATGGGATTCTCCCTTCTCACCTCTCTGGCGCAACACCACAACGAGCACACCAGTGGGAACCCCATGAAGTGCTCCATCTGCGAGAAAACCTACAGGCCGGGCTCGTCGTCCTCTAACCCACAGCAGGCGTCCACTGGGGAGACCTCCAGCGGGGGTGCGGCCATGGGTTCCCCGTCCTCCACTGCCTTTCAGGGCTCCGACAGGCCCTACAAGTGCTCCGTGTGCTCAAAGGCCTTCCGCCACCTGTCCGAGCTCTCTCGGCACGAGCGCGTGCACACGGGTGAGAAGCCCtacaagtgcaacacgtgcgaGAAGAGCTTCAGCCAGGCGTCCCACCTGGCGCACCACCAGCGCACGCACAGCGCCGACCGCCCGTACAAGTGCGCCGTCTGCGAGAAGACCTTCAAGCACCGACAGCACCTGGTCCGCCACATGTACGCCCACTCGGGCGAGCACCTGTTCAAGTGCAACCTGTGCGAGCTGCACTTCAAGGAGTCGTCGGAGCTGCTGCACCACCAGTGCCAGCCGGCCGGCGAGCGCCCTTTCCGCTGCGCGGCCTGCGGCAAGAGCTTCAAGCGGCCGTCGGACCTGCGGCAGCACGAGCGCACGCACTCGGAGGAGCGGCCCTTCCAGTGCGAGGAGTGCCAGATGAGCTTCAAGCAGCAGTACGCGCTGGTGCGTCACCGCCGCACGCACAAGAACCCCGCCGACCGCCCCTTCAAGTGCAACCAGTGCGACAAGGGCTTCCTGCAGCCCAGCCACCTCCTCTACCACCAGCACGTGCACGGTATCGAGAGCCTGTTCAAGTGCGCCGCCTGCCAGAAGGGTTTCCGCCAGTCCGGGGAGCTGCTCCGCCACAAATGTGGCGAGTCCAGTTCCGGCTCCGCCGTCGCGGAGAAGCCGTACAAGTGCGACGTGTGCGGGAAGGGCTACAAGAAGTCCTCCACCCTGCAGCGGCACCAGAACTCCCACTGCACGGAGAAGCCGCTCAAGTGCTCCCTGTGCGGCCGCCGCTTCCAGTCCTCGTCCGACTTCGTGCAGCACCGCTGCGATCCGGCCCGCGAGAAGCCCATGAAGTGCTCGGACTGCGAGCGCCGCTTTAAATACTCGTCCGAGCTGCAGAGACACCGCCGCGTGCACACGGGCGAGAAGCCGTTCAAGTGCCCTACCTGTGACAAGGGGTTCAAGCAGCGTGAGCACCTCGCCAAACACGGCATCGTTCATTCACGCGAGGCCCAGTTTAAGTGTGtctggtgtggggagtgttttggggagttggggGCCCTTCAGGAGCACACCGTTCAACACACCGCTGAAGGAGGGGGCTATCCAGTAGCCCCATGCATACAGTAG
- the csnk2a2a gene encoding casein kinase 2, alpha prime polypeptide a, which translates to MPAMPGPVASKARVYVDVNTLKSKDYWDYEAHVPSWSNQDDYQLVRKLGRGKYSEVFEAININSNDRVVVKILKPVKKKKIKREIKILENLRGGTNIIRLVDTVKDPVSRTPALVFECINNTDFKDLYQRLTDFDIRFYLYELLRALDYSHSMGIMHRDVKPHNVMIDHQMRKLRLIDWGLAEFYHPAQEYNVRVASRSYKGPELLVDYQMYDYSLDMWSLGCMLASMIFQKEPFFHGQDNYDQLVRIAKVLGTEELFSYLNKYHIELDTRFKDLLGQQTRKRWEHFVQPENQHLVSSEALDLLDKLLRYDHQQRLTAQEAMEHPYFYPVLKGQSLSNSDGSLAISTST; encoded by the exons ATGCCCGCCATGCCTGGTCCGGTGGCCAGCAAAGCACGGGTGTATGTTGATGTCAACACTTTGAAGAGCAAGGATTATTGGGATTATGAAGCACATGTGCCTAGTTGGAG CAATCAAGATGACTATCAGTTGGTGCGGAAGCTTGGAAGAGGGAAATACAGTGAAGTGTTTGAAGCCATCAATATTAATAGCAATGACAGAGTGGTGGTTAAAATCCTTAAG CCGGTCAAGAAGAAAAAGATCAAACGTGAGATCAAAATCCTGGAAAATCTAAGGGGAGGAACCAATATAATTCGTCTTGTGGACACAGTGAAGGATCCTGTG TCTAGAACACCGGCCCTTGTTTTTGAGTGCATCAATAACACAGATTTCAAG GATCTTTACCAGAGATTAACAGATTTTGATATTCGTTTCTACTTGTATGAACTTCTAAGG GCTCTGGATTACTCTCATAGCATGGGGATCATGCATAGGGATGTTAAGCCCCATAACGTCATGATAGACCATCAGATGAGAAAG TTGCGTCTGATAGATTGGGGACTTGCCGAGTTCTACCATCCTGCACAGGAATATAATGTCAGGGTCGCCTCGAGGTCTTACAAGGGACCAGAACTGCTGGTTGACTATCAG ATGTACGACTACAGTTTAGACATGTGGAGTTTGGGCTGCATGCTGGCTAGTATGATCTTCCAGAAAGAGCCCTTCTTCCATGGCCAGGACAATTATGATCAA CTTGTCCGTATTGCTAAGGTTCTTGGGACTGAAGAACTTTTCAGCTACCTTAATAAATATCACATCGAATTGGACACACGCTTCAAAGACCTGCTTGGACA GCAAACGCGGAAACGCTGGGAGCACTTTGTCCAGCCGGAAAATCAGCACTTGGTGAGCTCAGAAGCCCTGGACCTGCTGGATAAGCTTCTGCGTTATGACCATCAACAGAGACTGACTGCCCAGGAGGCTATGGAGCACCCCTACTTCT accCAGTGCTGAAGGGACAGTCGCTCTCAAATTCAGACGGCAGTCTGGCAATAAGCACCTCAACATGA
- the kiaa0895l gene encoding microtubule-associated tyrosine carboxypeptidase 1 — protein MVLDLGENCMERADGEGVAVGDADIREVESSSEKPSPVRARARAGSTTQNERRSYNGPQSHASVATHCCTQVERRPQGAVESNTRGAAPLGGPAKRAEPRRPLSLEIKPQRLRANQLSERKVLQPPWRCGAPSPPVRSLTSPSLGPGGWMRRSESTCTMNSTAPPRGGRGRIRPATSLPHIARGIGAVPLASPSTPRGPCLLVALRPINLEQERQTFFQSDYKYEPQFQYATPEPSSVLEKYNEGSGLFLSQAVGIMECVLRKFGSYENFEEVTGGTVLPKSRVWATARKYLQKEGCVGEVVVSLSDELLSQAVMTVESCRPTLTINLSGARQHWLEGMLRHEIGTHYLRGVNNSMQPWATTVGRKQFGLKPANPTEEGLASLHSVLLRKQPFLWRAALLYYTVHHAAGMSFCQLFGHIARFVRDPAVRWEYCLRAKRGQTDTSKPGCFSKDQVYLDGILRILRHRRNIDFKMLTSLGKVSYEDVERLRHHGVLRGARIPHFMQDEERYRQQLDHIISVNELNDADLQELIP, from the exons ATGGTCCTGGACCTGGGGGAGAACTGCATGGAGCGGGCCGATGGGGAGGGCGTGGCAGTCGGGGATGCCGACATCAGAGAGGTGGAGTCCAGTTCGGAGAAGCCCTCGCCTGTGCGGGCTAGAGCCAGAGCGGGCAGCACCACCCAGAACGAAAGGCGGAGCTACAATGGTCCGCAGAGTCATGCCTCCGTTGCCACACATTGCTGCACGCAGGTGGAGCGCAGGCCCCAGGGTGCAGTTGAGAGCAACACCCGAGGGGCGGCGCCGTTAGGTGGACCCGCAAAGAGGGCGGAGCCCCGGAGGCCCCTCAGCTTGGAGATCAAACCTCAGCGCCTTCGGGCCAATCAGCTGTCTGAGAGGAAGGTGCTGCAGCCCCCATGGCGCTGTGGTGCCCCGTCTCCCCCCGTGCGAAGTCTGACGAGCCCCAGCCTGGGTCCGGGGGGCTGGATGCGCCGCAGTGAAAGCACCTGCACCATGAACTCAACAGCGCCCCCTCGAGGGGGCAGAGGACGAATACGACCGGCCACGTCCCTGCCGCACATTGCCAGGGGTATCGGGGCTGTCCCGCTAGCCTCGCCTTCTACCCCGCGTGGGCCCTGCCTGCTCGTGGCTCTCCGCCCCATAAACCTGGAGCAGGAGCGGCAGACATTTTTCCAGTCCGACTACAAGTATGAGCCTCAGTTTCAATATGCCACCCCAGAGCCCAGCAGCGTCCTGGAGAAGTATAATGAAGGATCTGGtctttttctttcccag GCAGTTGGAATTATGGAATGTGTCTTGAGGAAGTTTGGCAGCTATGAGAACTTTGAAGAAGTCACAGGAGGAACTGTGTTACCAAAGAGTCGAGTGTGGGCAACTGCACGGAAGTACTTACAGAAAGAGGGCTGTGTGGGTGAG GTGGTGGTGAGTCTCTCTGACGAGCTCCTGTCCCAGGCTGTTATGACAGTAGAGAGCTGTAGGCCAACTCTGACCATCAACTTGTCCGGAGCAAGACAACACTGGCTAGAAGGGATGCTGAGACATGAGATTG GTACGCATTACTTACGGGGCGTGAATAACAGCATGCAGCCTTGGGCCACTACGGTCGGAAGGAAGCAGTTTGGACTGAAGCCAGCCAATCCGACGGAGGAGGGCCTGGCCAGCCTGCACAGTGTGCTGCTGCGGAAGCAGCCGTTCTTGTGGCGCGCCGCCCTGCTCTATTACACCGTGCACCACGCCGCCGGCATGAGCTTCTGCCAGCTCTTCGGACATATCGCGCGCTTCGTCCGGGACCCCGCGGTGCGCTGGGAATACTGCCTTCGCGCCAAACGGGGACAAACCGATACCTCCAAACCAG GCTGCTTCAGTAAAGATCAGGTTTATCTTGATGGAATCCTAAGGATTCTACGGCACAGGAGAAATATAGACTTCAAGATGTTAACCTCACTGGGAAAG GTGTCGTACGAAGACGTGGAGAGACTCCGCCACCACGGCGTCCTCCGTGGAGCGAGAATCCCTCACTTCATGCAGGATGAGGAACGGTACCGGCAGCAGCTCGACCACATCATCTCCGTCAACGAGCTCAACGACGCAGACCTGCAAGAACTAATTCCCTGA